In the Juglans microcarpa x Juglans regia isolate MS1-56 chromosome 6D, Jm3101_v1.0, whole genome shotgun sequence genome, one interval contains:
- the LOC121235750 gene encoding uncharacterized protein LOC121235750, which yields MAKLAFTFTVTFFLFALCYARIPTGIIENDVAGDEQLETTITSPATDTENTRTTILLPSEKHEPEFATMVSVPEETDSNQPEAESNSIPLTMISIRPIDRHFPRRPFPFMFRHGHRCRHHRHPRHDQQHEGHEFKPWGPRFPDREVPYGNDMIVADEKDSGSNPESRGVVRQIPGRWVKFSHQGPRFHHGDVEAREEDINEKDSGSDPKSRGVVRQIPGGGSSSTTRAPGFTTGTMTWREWST from the coding sequence ATGGCTAAGCTCGCCTTCACTTTTACGGTTACCTTCTTCCTGTTCGCCCTCTGTTATGCCCGAATTCCGACAGGTATCATAGAGAACGACGTCGCTGGGGATGAGCAGCTGGAAACTACTATCACTTCCCCCGCAACCGACACCGAAAATACTAGAACCACCATCCTCCTCCCCAGCGAGAAACACGAGCCCGAATTCGCCACCATGGTCTCGGTTCCCGAGGAAACCGATTCGAATCAGCCGGAGGCCGAATCTAATTCAATCCCGCTGACGATGATCAGCATCCGTCCAATTGACCGCCACTTCCCCAGGCGTCCGTTCCCGTTTATGTTCCGTCACGGTCACCGTTGCCGCCACCACCGCCACCCCCGCCACGATCAACAACACGAAGGCCACGAGTTCAAGCCGTGGGGCCCGCGCTTTCCTGACCGCGAGGTTCCTTACGGTAACGATATGATAGTGGCCGACGAGAAGGATTCGGGTTCGAATCCGGAGTCTCGGGGCGTGGTGCGTCAGATCCCCGGCAGATGGGTCAAATTCAGTCACCAGGGGCCCAGATTTCACCACGGTGACGTGGAGGCAAGGGAGGAGGACATCAACGAGAAGGATTCAGGTTCGGATCCGAAGTCTCGTGGCGTGGTGCGTCAGATCCCGGGAGGTGGGTCAAGTTCAACCACGAGGGCCCCAGGTTTCACCACGGGCACGATGACGTGGAGGGAATGGAGCAcataa
- the LOC121235751 gene encoding subtilisin-like protease SBT2.5, with translation MQGIAMESTKTESYFVFMNYDPEYERLRADRTKRREQELNLYLSRKHDELLASTLEAGSYRKTLSLVIIDGFQVEITEDQANVLRSAKGVRIVEKNQELA, from the exons atgcaaggaATCGCAATGGAAAGTACAAAAACTGAGTCATACTTCGTTTTCATGAACTACGACCCGGAATACGAGCGCCTTCGAGCTGATCG AACAAAAAGAAGGGAACAGGAGCTTAATTTATATCTAAGCAGGAAGCATGATGAGCTGTTGGCCAGCACCCTTGAGGCCGGCAGCTACAGGAAGACGTTATCTTTGGTCATTATTGATGGGTTTCAAGTAGAAATTACTGAGGATCAG GCCAATGTGCTTAGATCTGCAAAGGGAGTGAGAATTGTGGAGAAAAATCAAGAGCTTGCTTAG